Proteins co-encoded in one Carcharodon carcharias isolate sCarCar2 chromosome 7, sCarCar2.pri, whole genome shotgun sequence genomic window:
- the tatdn2 gene encoding putative deoxyribonuclease TATDN2 — MKASLFLKQKLTPDEDPSFGSDWYDVEDPTALATFSQGDSIPTCNLKNSKASTPLTTEYVTYPSFLYSSPSYPYSEYWSNPQTPQQPSMSSTLYDSWCRPNFVNNGTESFPSHSVNSSQCLRSTIRNSLSFESTGCSLPQFENSSNLNVSISSLNSSVEDLEALADHSENRCQENWGLNNQREGFIDTHCHLDFLFSKLSFRGTFAKFMKVYGSTFPVEFHGCITDFCDPRNLVLGNLWENLLEEPLVWGAFGCHPHFACYYTNLQEKAIIQALRHPKAVAFGEMGLDYSYKCSTAIAKQKQVFERQLKLAVALKKPLVIHCRDADQDLLEIMKTNVPKDYRIHRHCFTGRYEVIEPFLQEFSNLSVGFTALLTYPTAAVTKEAVRRISIERIVVETDAPYFLPRGVSKMACCYSHPGLALHTVMEIARQKTMKPSTVLSILRKNTQDIYKI; from the exons ATGAAGGCATCACTTTTTTTAAAGCAGAAGTTGACCCCTGATGAGGATCCATCCTTTGGAAGTGACTGGTATGATGTTGAAGACCCTACTGCTTTAGCTACGTTTTCACAAGGAGATTCTATTCCAACATGCAACCTGAAAAATTCCAAAGCTAGTACTCCATTAACAACCGAATACGTAACATATCCATCATTCTTGTATTCGAGCCCCTCGTATCCATATTCAGAATACTGGTCAAACCCTCAAACTCCTCAGCAACCTTCAATGTCCAGCACTCTTTACGATAGTTGGTGTCGGCCTAACTTTgttaacaatggaacagaatctttCCCAAGCCATTCAGTAAATTCTTCGCAATGTTTAAGGTCCACAATTCGCAATAGCTTGTCTTTTGAATCAACTGGCTGCTCGCTACCTCAGTTTGAAAACAGCAGTAACTTGAATGTGAGTATAAGTTCCCTCAATTCTTCAGTAGAAGATTTAGAAGCTTTGGCTGATCATTCCGAGAATCGTTGCCAAGAGAACTGGGGACTGAACAACCAAAGGGAAGGCTTCATAGACACACACTGCCACCTGGACTTTTTGTTCTCTAAGTTGTCCTTTCGTGGAACTTTTGCCAAGTTTATGAAGGTTTACGGCAGCACATTCCCAGTGGAGTTTCATGGGTGTATCACAGATTTCTGTGACCCTCGCAATCTGGTTCTTGGAAACTTATGGGAAAATTTATTGGAAGAACCACTTGTTTGGGGTGCTTTTGGCTGCCATCCACATTTTGCCTGTTACTACACAAATTTACAGGAAAAGGCAATTATCCAAGCACTGAGACACCCCAAAGCAGTTGCTTTTGGCGAGATGGGATTGGACTATTCTTACAAGTGTTCAACAGCCATTGCCAAACAAAAACAG GTCTTTGAGAGACAGCTAAAGCTTGCAGTGGCATTAAAGAAACCTCTTGTGATACATTGCAGAGATGCTGACCAAGACCTCCTTGAGATAATGAAAACTAATGTCCCAAAGGACTACAGGATTCATAG gCATTGCTTTACAGGCCGTTATGAAGTGATTGAACCATTTCTACAGGAATTTTCAAATTTGTCAGTTGGATTCACAGCCCTGTTAACCTACCCAACTGCTGCTGTGACCAAGGAAGCAGTAAGAAGAATCTCAATAGAGAGAATTGTCGTAGAGACTGATGCACCGTACTTCTTACCTAGAGGG GTCTCCAAGATGGCCTGTTGCTATTCCCATCCAGGACTTGCCTTGCACACTGTCATGGAAATTGCCCGACAGAAAACTATGAAACCGTCCACAGTTCTTTCTATACTGAGAAAAAATACCCaagatatatataaaatataa